The following is a genomic window from Elaeis guineensis isolate ETL-2024a chromosome 10, EG11, whole genome shotgun sequence.
CAATAAGGCATACTGCTGTCAAAAGCACCACCTAGCTACCTAGGCAGTCCACCTAAGCACCAAGAGAGCCTAGACTGCTTAGGCATGACTAATAAGGCACTTCTTgataaaatatacatatacatacacatatgtaATACTCCTTTCTTATATTTTTACTTTCACTACTGGATTGAAATTAACTTGCTTCAGAATACACTCAAAATGGAATCAACATAAATTATGTTATCACTTCTTTCATTCCATCTCCCATCTCACCCAACCCAATGCCTCCCTCACAACTCGATGCAAGGACAAGCGAGCAGAGGTCTCCACCAGCCACCATCTTTCTATGCACCTGTATGCCATGGTCCAAAGCCTCTTCTGATTCTTCCAGCAGCCGCACGACCACTAGCAGCCCTGAAATAGGCAACCAGCAGTCATGCAACTACCAGAAAGGCCCCAAAAGATTTGTTCCCCCCATATTTCCTCTTCttcattctcatatttttttccttcttcctcttctttcccaTCTCTTTGAAAGATTCTTCCTTCTCattctcttcttccccttctcatTTGAAAgattcttcctctttcttctcctcttaTTCCCTTTAGATTacccttttcttctccttctcaaccctttttttgccttttatttttctttttgggcTTCTGTCTTCCCACCTGTCTGTTCTCTATTTTCCTTTGCTGCAATATTTTTTAACAATGAGAATATGGGATTTTAATGAACTTTATGATTTAGgagctttagattttttttttttttttttttttggggggggggggggggggggggggggactcGTCAAATTTGCACCATTCAAGTTTTACTTATTTGCTATCATCTATCACTCTTATATTTAACATGGTGGATTGGTATATGATGAAGTCATGCCTTCATTTTCATTAACCTTGGCTCCTATCGCTCTATAATGGTATATTTAGTTTATGTATCTATGATATTAAAAATTGGATGATTTCAttgtttttagattttttttgacgtttttctttgccattctaAAAGGTGGGCCACCTAAGTCAGCATGCAGTCTGCCTATGTATTTTGGGGTACCACAGACTAGGCTATGGCCACATTGAAAACGTTGCAAAAAAGGATCTATTCATGAAAATCTCTAACGTGGACCAGATGAAGCAGTGGCCTTGGACTTGTGTCCAGCAGATAGAGCAGACAGGGAAGTGTAAGGAAAGATCAAAGGCCAGATGAAAGTAgtgaaggagaaaagaaaagtCTGAGACCACTAGCATTGAAAGAGCTGAAAGAAATATTGAATGACACAAAAGAAAATCAAGCTGCTTAAGGTTATCTGGTTATTGCTATGAGCTACTTTAGGTCAACTCATGTTTCGCTTGTTGACTTCATAAAATTGTTTCCATGAGTAAGCCACATAATATAAGTGCTACCCAATTTTGTGCATCCAAATGGTGCATTATATGGATAGTTTGATATGCATTACTAATTTGAGTTTAATACTTAACACAGCTACATAAGCAAACATCAAAAGATGAGTGAAGTGAGTATACGAGATTTCCCCTCAGGCTCTTTCCAAGGTCAGTGCTTAGGGTGGCTATCTAAGTGGTCTAAAATGCGATCCCGTTATAGCGAATGTAACAATCACTATTAGGGCTCTTTCCTTGCTATCCAAGGTCGGTACTCAGGGTGGCTACCTAGGTGGTTTAAAATGCAATCTCGCTATAGCTAATGTAATAATTGCTATTagggacttaccaaaaaaaaaaaaaacttatctaggattctatatttttttagctaAACATTTTCTAGGCAATatttatacaaaaaataatttattcatattcttttatGCATTAAAAATAGCTTTAGAATCTGCtacccatgttcttttgcattattactttcccagataagttgctaagatctatctatattttctataataccctttattatacaaatattatagtatattattttataataatatatgacatcatattaatatattacaatatataataataatatattacattataatataatataactaaaaaatatattataataataacaatatattatattataataacaaattatattataataaattacactataatataataataataatatgttattttaaaataataatatagtaaattataatattataacataatatcatattataatatactatattatatatcTTTATGTGATTATTATTTTCAGGTTAAGGGCattttaggaataaaataaaatattatttttcaactgatggaaaaatgatttatCAATGTCCTAGCTGGGTAAGACTATCTCACTATTTCATAGATAAATGCTGCCCATGGAGAAATAGCTTACCCAACCATATGGGTAACTTGGTCAATAGGAAAGTTGACCAACTTTCTAATgatatttaaccatcaaagaacaGTCCCTTGATGATAAATTATTCAGGTTCTCAAAAGTCTCATATAAAAAGATACTTAAACCACAATTCTAGAACTCCCTCGCCTTTCAAACTAATTTAAGACTTTAAATGACTATTACTAAAGTTAGGCCTCCAATATGTTGTCGGAGCAGTTCCCAAAATCTTGACATAACAACTAGCTCTAAAATCCTCCCTATCTAACCATCCAGCTTCTATTCAAATTTATATGTGATAGTTAGCTAACATCATAACCCTGTTCACGACCTTATATAAGTACATGCATTAGTCtcccatgtgtgtgtgtgtgtgtgcacacgTGCGCACGTGAGAGTTAGTGAGCACTTTTTACTTTATGGGCTTAACAGCTTCTTCAATAATCTGCATGAAGTCAGGAACTCACCTTCTAGTGCAGCTttttgcaaccaaaaaaaaattaccttccacaaataaattattatggaatTTCCTTTTAAAATCCTATTGGACACTTGTCATGATTATCATTCtactaggaataaatttttatctgTAATATGGCTATTTGTGTGGGATGCAGCACAATTGGAGCAGATGAAACTAATAAACAGAGTCCCAACATCAAGTATAAATCAAGAAATATTTTGTGAGTAAAGCCATACAAGACCACTAAAAAAATCACCCAACGAAGAAACATTGTCATTTGGATCTTCTTCAGTTAAATGTTAAGAGTAAACATACAAGATctttcattataaaaattttaaaaaaaaaaaaaaggttcagaCATGAAATTCTGGACAATTacttatcaaaagaaaattaCTATTTAGAACTAATAGAATGTTAAAACTTAAAACAGAATGCCAAACAAGTCATCATATTTATTAGAATAAGGTAGTCACCAGATAGCAAGTTATGGTGAATTAACTAGAAGGTCACTGATATGTacatacctttttcttctttatcAAATAGTCGAACTCCACCAATGAAAGATGAACTAACTCATCCATTTCAGGAAGCCATGTAAGCTTCAGCTTTGTTGTTTTAACAGAGCCTTCGAGGTGTAAAACTCCAATCAGATGTGTGATCTTCGCATTGtctttcttgatttcttttatgATAGCATTCCCCCAATCCATTAATGTTACCTCCTCACCCTCCGTGATAGATAATGCATCCGCATAGTCTATCCATATTCTCTTTGTGTATGTTGTAGCTTTTGTCCCAGCGCCCTCAAATTTCTTATGCCTAGGCATGATACGGACAAATGGCTTCTCAGGACGTCTGAGGACCGTCTGTAAGAAGCAACATCACACGATTTTCTTCAAGGACAGCAGTATGTCTTGGACATATTGGATCAATGATCTTCTTATTGATAGTCCACAGCTTGTCCCACTCCATAAGGTTCAGATTTTTAGAAGCACCCTACAAGTTAGCAGAAGATAAATGTCAACCAACGGAAATCGTACATATTGAAGAGGCCAAAGTATTAGAAATATCACCTGTTGAAGAATGAACTGTATTAATGCCTCAATTTTCAAACCTCTGCGCACTATGCCCTGCACGGTAGGGAACCGAGGATCATCCCATCCCTCAACTTTCCCATTTTGAACAAACCAAAGAAGTTTACGCTTGCTAAGAAGCGTGTATACCATATTCAACCGGCTGAATTCATATATTTGGACTTTGCGGAGTCCCATATCCTCAAGAATTTGAAGATACTGTGCATTGCGATCATGGTATTCACTTGACCGAAGGGCATGTGTCACACCTTCTATGGAATCAACAAATGGACACGCAAAGTCATAGGTTGGATAGACCTTATACTTGGATCCGATACGATGATGAGGATCCGGATTGTAACGGTAATAAACAGGATCTCGAAGCGACTTGTTTGGGTCCTGCATGTCCAATTTACCTCGTAAACAGCATTGCATACCTCTTTCAGACCCTGCAATCATCTCCTTCCACAATGCCAGATTCTCATCAACAGTATTATTCCTACATTTTGATTCTATGCCATCCATCCTCTCCTTCTGCATCTGCTCCCGAGGTGTATCATCCACATATGCTTTTCCCTTCAGAATCAAGTTTTCAGCCATTTTCATCAACTGAGGGAAATAATCTGATGTGTAAGTAACAGCATCATATTTGATGCCCAAAGTCTCTATATCTTTCAGCAGATTCTCCACAAATTCATTGCTttcttttgaaggatttgtgtcaTCAAAGCGAATAATTAGCCGCCCTTGATATCTCTGAGCAAAGTACTGGTTCAGAAGAGCAGCTTTTGAGTGCCCAATGTGGAGGTACCCACTAGGCTCTGGAGCAAAACGCAAGCACACCTCCCCAACTTTTGCACCAGGAAGATCTACTTCAAACCCAGCAGTATTTGCCTTCGAAACAACCGGCCCATTTGTCTCCTTTCCCTTTAAATCTGGATTACTGCCTGATACTACTCCAGTAGGTTTAGCCGCAGGCTTTCCTAACCCTCTTTTCCCAACAAATGCAGCTGTGACTTCATTGAGAGCATGACCATATTCCACTGCTATGCTATTGAACCAACGAACTAGATTTTGATATTTCTTTGATTTCCTAAGGCTTTCCCATCTCTGTCCAGTGCCTGCAGATGTGCGGACAAGCTTTCAGAACAAGCACCAAGGACTGGTAATAACACGAGAGCTTACTGTCGAGTGGAAAATAgtgcataaaatttaaaatacgaCCTGCAAGACCCGACCATACAGCTATGTCAGCAATGGACAAACTGTAGCCAACTAAAAAAGTCCGCAGAGATAGATAGCCATCCACGTCGCTGCAAGCACCCTCAAATTCCGAGCCAGAAAGAAAGATTGGAGCATAGTCAAGCCATTCATCAATCTGTGAAAAACTTATTAGAGCTCGGTGACACCGGGAGGAAAGGCAGTTCAATCAGCAACATACAAAGTGCATTATAACATACCTGTCCTGATTCAAGCGCATCCTGGCCGTAGAAATTGGGAATTGATGCAACCCGCCCGATATAGCGTAGGAGTGTGTTTGTACCTTGCAATTTCAATCTGCAGATTTGTGCTATCATGTAGAATTCATATTATGTAAAGACAGAACAGTTGCATCAATAACATATACCATTTTGCAGGATGTTATTATACTGCTTATAAAACAAAACGACTTGTATACAGCAGCAGCAAAATAGAATAAATCAGTACACAACCACCACTGCAATGGATCATCCAGTTGATTTTCCATACAACTGTCACAAAGCGAAAAATTGGAAAAATGGATATAGACCCAGATATTACTTTGTAAAATATACCCAGGTGATTTGGGATAAATCGACTATCCATCAAAATCCCTACTAGACCATTCATTTTACTAGCCTTGATGCTAACAATCATAAGGGACAAATTGTACACATAAACGATTCAGGAGAACAAAACTTAGTGCAACTGTAACCTGACATGGATTCTActctttttactaaaaaaaaaagggaaataaAAAGAAGTGACATCGCTAATACCGTGTATTTTTCCACAAATTTTTCTTTTGCAGAAAATGCAAAACGTTTCCAATATCACTGATTCCAACGGAGCTCTTCTAACAGATTCAAACTCCCCATCACCAACTTCCGCGATTAGAAACTATATATTTTCTCTAAATTATATAAAACATGGGGGAAGAACAgaaataggttttttttttttttttttttttttttttacgacaGGAGAACAAAAGAAGGAACCAAATTTCCAGTCCCCTAAAGCAAACGAGCAACACAGCAAAGAGTCCACTATAGATTCAACGGAAACCTATACGGTCGCCGGACGCCGATTGAGCTGAAAACCAGACAAGGGGCGGAAAATATACCCGGAATCGAAGCGGAAAACGGGCGCGGAGCCTGGAGGGAGGCTGGGGTCGGTGGAAAGTGGTACGCCGGCGATCCTCGCGGCGGCGATGACAGGAAGCGGCGGTGAATCGGCGGAGAATGCGACTGCGATCTCCATCACGCCGCAGAGAAAGGGGGAGATTCCAGCTGGTGGGGAACTTAGGGTTTGGAACAAAGAAAGGTCCCAGTAACCGCCTCTCGAAGGGCAGTGGAAACCGGAAAGAATCCGATCCTGCGTGCGGGGCGGTTTGGTTCGTCAGGCTGGCGCGCATGGTTTGGTTTTTTTCACAGGACTCGACGGGATCGGGTCAAATATGGCTGCTATAAAGCGTCCTGCTCATTCTCCGCAACGCCGAGGGGAGGGAAAAAGAAACCGGACTTGGAATCTGATACTCTTAGCAAAAATTCTCGGATTTCTTTTCTCtgatcaaatgaaaaatctaggaCACCGGTGCATCCC
Proteins encoded in this region:
- the LOC105059736 gene encoding LOW QUALITY PROTEIN: glutamate--tRNA ligase, cytoplasmic (The sequence of the model RefSeq protein was modified relative to this genomic sequence to represent the inferred CDS: deleted 1 base in 1 codon) yields the protein MEIAVAFSADSPPLPVIAAARIAGVPLSTDPSLPPGSAPVFRFDSGLKLQGTNTLLRYIGRVASIPNFYGQDALESGQIDEWLDYAPIFLSGSEFEGACSDVDGYLSLRTFLVGYSLSIADIAVWSGLAGTGQRWESLRKSKKYQNLVRWFNSIAVEYGHALNEVTAAFVGKRGLGKPAAKPTGVVSGSNPDLKGKETNGPVVSKANTAGFEVDLPGAKVGEVCLRFAPEPSGYLHIGHSKAALLNQYFAQRYQGRLIIRFDDTNPSKESNEFVENLLKDIETLGIKYDAVTYTSDYFPQLMKMAENLILKGKAYVDDTPREQMQKERMDGIESKCRNNTVDENLALWKEMIAGSERGMQCCLRGKLDMQDPNKSLRDPVYYRYNPDPHHRIGSKYKVYPTYDFACPFVDSIEGVTHALRSSEYHDRNAQYLQILEDMGLRKVQIYEFSRLNMVYTLLSKRKLLWFVQNGKVEGWDDPRFPTVQGIVRRGLKIEALIQFILQQGASKNLNLMEWDKLWTINKKIIDPICPRHTAVLEENRVMLLLTDGPQTPEKPFVRIMPRHKKFEGAGTKATTYTKRIWIDYADALSITEGEEVTLMDWGNAIIKEIKKDNAKITHLIGVLHLEGSVKTTKLKLTWLPEMDELVHLSLVEFDYLIKKKKLEEGEDFLDNLNPCTRRETAALGDSNMRNLKRGEILQIERKGYYRCDVPFLRPSKPIVLFAIPDGRQQTSLN